From Inquilinus sp. KBS0705, a single genomic window includes:
- a CDS encoding DUF4293 family protein has protein sequence MLQRIQSIYLLFASLVLFGLFIFPLAHGIYVNGKLVNIMVTGVYENINGQDQHTQTFTALIGMTAIAALIPLIVIFMYKNRKQQITLCYSAVLLLIGYSFWMAQTVKKVVGDITLEYKNMGIGLFLTSLSIILIIFAVKAIQRDEKLVKSADRLR, from the coding sequence ATGCTACAACGAATACAATCTATATACCTGTTATTTGCCTCACTGGTGCTTTTTGGCCTGTTTATTTTCCCTTTAGCGCATGGCATTTATGTTAACGGCAAACTGGTGAACATTATGGTTACCGGCGTTTACGAAAACATAAACGGGCAGGACCAGCACACCCAAACCTTTACCGCGCTAATTGGCATGACTGCCATAGCGGCTTTAATACCCCTGATAGTAATATTTATGTACAAAAACCGCAAGCAGCAAATAACATTATGCTACAGCGCCGTGTTATTACTTATTGGCTACAGCTTTTGGATGGCACAAACAGTAAAAAAAGTTGTCGGCGATATTACCCTCGAGTATAAAAATATGGGTATAGGCCTGTTCCTTACTTCTCTAAGCATCATCCTTATCATTTTCGCTGTAAAAGCCATTCAAAGAGATGAGAAACTGGTAAAGTCAGCAGATAGGTTAAGGTAG
- a CDS encoding DUF3098 domain-containing protein — MAQTVKPAGPVKTTAASTEKTNNTIPVQFIFGKENYRLLIISIAVVALGFILMSGTTDIYSNTKIVIAPIVVLAGFALGFYAILKKPSTK, encoded by the coding sequence ATGGCACAAACAGTTAAGCCTGCAGGCCCGGTTAAAACAACGGCAGCATCAACAGAAAAAACAAACAACACCATACCTGTACAATTCATTTTTGGTAAAGAAAACTATCGTTTGCTCATCATCAGTATTGCGGTGGTAGCATTAGGTTTTATATTAATGAGCGGCACAACCGATATTTACAGTAACACCAAAATTGTTATAGCGCCTATTGTTGTGCTTGCCGGTTTTGCTTTAGGTTTTTATGCTATCCTAAAAAAGCCGTCAACTAAATAA
- a CDS encoding FtsX-like permease family protein, whose amino-acid sequence MEEFEASESSKKVKTIYISTVFGIAMVLLMIGLLGLILVHANNLSRYVKENIVLNIFMDDSAHETDVLQLQKQLDANVMVKETKYVSKELAARNLQKDLGEDFVKFLGYNPLSQSLDVYLKADYANNAGIDKFKAELLKNPLVKEVKYQQSLVDQMNQNLTSISLIILVFAGIFVILSVALINNTIRLAIYSQRFLIKSMQLVGATKGFIRKPFLLYGIWHGLLGALISIVILIGTLYIANKQIPDLVILQSYTEFGIVFIGVIGIGIFISAFSTFLAVNKFLRLKIYDLYR is encoded by the coding sequence ATGGAAGAATTTGAAGCAAGCGAATCGTCTAAAAAAGTAAAAACGATATATATATCTACCGTTTTTGGTATAGCCATGGTTTTGTTGATGATAGGGCTGCTGGGCTTAATATTGGTACATGCCAATAACCTGTCGCGCTATGTAAAAGAAAACATAGTGTTAAACATTTTTATGGACGACTCGGCTCATGAAACTGATGTGCTGCAATTGCAAAAACAACTGGATGCCAATGTAATGGTGAAAGAAACCAAATATGTTAGCAAGGAGCTGGCGGCACGCAACCTGCAAAAAGATCTTGGCGAAGACTTTGTAAAATTTTTGGGCTACAACCCCTTATCTCAATCCTTAGATGTTTACCTAAAGGCGGACTACGCCAACAATGCCGGTATAGACAAATTTAAAGCTGAACTATTAAAAAACCCATTGGTTAAAGAGGTAAAATACCAACAATCGTTGGTTGACCAAATGAACCAGAACCTTACCTCCATTAGCTTAATTATATTGGTGTTTGCCGGTATATTTGTAATACTGTCAGTAGCGTTAATAAACAACACTATAAGGCTGGCTATTTACTCGCAGCGTTTTTTAATAAAATCAATGCAATTGGTAGGCGCTACTAAAGGTTTTATACGCAAGCCATTTTTGCTGTATGGCATATGGCATGGCTTATTAGGCGCTTTAATATCTATTGTAATATTAATAGGCACCCTTTACATAGCCAACAAACAAATACCCGACCTAGTTATACTGCAAAGCTATACCGAATTTGGTATCGTGTTTATAGGCGTTATAGGTATTGGTATATTTATATCGGCATTTAGTACGTTTTTGGCGGTTAACAAATTTTTACGTTTAAAGATCTACGATCTTTACCGGTAG
- a CDS encoding alpha/beta hydrolase gives MKNLKATTLAILCMLTASLCYAQQKNPMDTTMYGRNKAVGKFVTQRGFNMYYEVYGKGEPMLIIHGNGGSIKNFVYQIPYFAKNYRVILADSRAQGKSIDNKDSISYEMMADDLNGLLEHLKVKEANVIGWSDGGIEGLLLAINHPDKVKKLAVTGANLWPDSTAVDPFVYTMVMKQNKIAQDTIKKMKSITDEQKNDVKLLHLLSYEPNIKVEALSKITCPTLVIGGDHDVINTKHTLLIAEAIKKSYLWILPNSGHSTPLVYHDMFNQVVGDFFAKPYRKIEKYGRFN, from the coding sequence ATACTATGTATGCTTACCGCCAGCCTTTGCTATGCGCAGCAGAAAAACCCGATGGATACTACCATGTACGGCCGTAACAAGGCGGTTGGTAAATTTGTAACCCAGCGCGGGTTTAATATGTATTACGAAGTGTATGGCAAAGGCGAACCCATGCTCATTATACATGGTAACGGCGGGTCGATCAAAAATTTTGTATACCAAATACCATACTTTGCAAAAAATTACCGGGTAATATTGGCAGATAGCCGCGCGCAGGGAAAATCAATAGATAACAAAGATTCCATCAGTTACGAAATGATGGCCGATGACCTTAACGGCCTGCTGGAGCATTTGAAAGTGAAAGAAGCTAATGTAATAGGCTGGAGCGACGGAGGGATAGAAGGCTTGTTATTGGCTATAAACCATCCTGACAAAGTGAAGAAACTTGCTGTTACAGGCGCTAATTTATGGCCCGATAGTACAGCCGTTGATCCCTTTGTTTATACCATGGTTATGAAGCAAAACAAGATTGCGCAGGATACTATTAAAAAGATGAAAAGTATTACTGATGAGCAAAAGAATGATGTAAAATTATTGCACTTGCTATCCTACGAGCCCAATATAAAGGTAGAAGCACTAAGCAAAATTACCTGCCCCACGCTGGTAATAGGTGGCGACCATGATGTGATCAACACCAAGCACACATTGCTTATTGCTGAAGCTATTAAAAAGTCGTACCTGTGGATATTGCCAAATTCAGGCCACTCTACACCTTTGGTTTACCACGATATGTTTAACCAGGTAGTTGGCGATTTTTTTGCCAAGCCATATAGGAAGATTGAGAAGTATGGCAGGTTTAATTAA
- the truA gene encoding tRNA pseudouridine(38-40) synthase TruA: protein MSNQRYFIKLSYDGTKYHGWQVQQNAVSIQELLNKALSTLLRQPIETIGCGRTDTGVHAKEYFAHFDIETIDHGPWTMDQRSVNALLPHDIAIKRIIPVVPEAHARFDATLRSYEYHVHFEKDPFLHGYSWLLRDRPNLELMNTAAAIIMEYSDFSCFSKSNTQTKTNNCKIVKAEWVQIANGMVFHISADRFLRNMVRAIVGTLMMVGKGEMQPEDIRQIIESKNRSKAGMSVPACGLYLTEVKYPYI, encoded by the coding sequence GTGTCAAATCAACGGTATTTTATTAAGCTGAGTTACGATGGTACCAAGTACCATGGCTGGCAGGTACAGCAAAATGCCGTAAGCATACAGGAGCTATTAAACAAAGCACTTAGTACCTTGCTGCGCCAGCCTATTGAAACCATCGGCTGCGGCCGCACGGATACCGGCGTGCATGCAAAAGAATATTTTGCGCATTTTGACATAGAGACCATAGACCATGGACCATGGACCATGGACCAGCGAAGTGTAAACGCCCTACTGCCGCATGATATCGCCATTAAACGCATTATACCGGTAGTACCCGAAGCGCATGCAAGGTTTGATGCCACTTTACGGAGCTACGAGTACCATGTGCATTTTGAAAAGGATCCATTTTTGCATGGCTACTCGTGGTTGTTGCGCGATAGGCCTAACCTTGAGCTGATGAACACAGCGGCTGCAATTATCATGGAATACTCAGATTTTAGCTGTTTTAGCAAATCGAATACCCAAACTAAAACCAATAATTGTAAAATTGTAAAAGCAGAGTGGGTACAAATAGCTAATGGCATGGTTTTCCATATATCTGCTGACAGGTTTTTGCGTAATATGGTACGCGCCATTGTGGGCACATTAATGATGGTGGGCAAAGGCGAAATGCAGCCCGAAGATATACGCCAAATAATTGAAAGCAAAAACCGCAGCAAAGCAGGCATGAGTGTACCCGCGTGCGGCTTGTACTTAACAGAAGTAAAATATCCTTATATATAA
- a CDS encoding ABC transporter ATP-binding protein has product MSEVTGKALDWKLLRRVMHYVKPYMGVFILAAFLTIFLAAIALVQPILIQLTLDKYILTNNYSGLVLMIELMIGQLLVQTIAQYYQTFLTNSLGQSVIKDLRIDIFNHITSLRLKYFDRTPIGMLITRTVSDLETIADIFSEGLISIMGDMLLVFAVIGYMLYQDWKLALITLIPMPFLFASTYVFKEAIKSSFQEVRTQVAQLNTFLAEHISGISIIQYFSREDQEMRKFKAVNQKYRDANIRSNWYYSIFFPVVEILFAICMALLVWYGCKRILNDQQLHSLSASPGGITPGVITGFIVLLNMLFRPIRQLADKFNTLQMGMVGADRIFKVLDTDEVATDNGKLAPANLAGEIAFNKVWFAYNDENWVLKDISFHIKPGETLALVGATGAGKSSTINILNRFYDIGKGEVKVDDIDIREYRVNYLRSKIATVIQDVFLFTDTIANNISLNNLNITRDEIIKAAKDVGAHDFIERLPGGYDYNVMERGATLSAGQAQLISFIRALVYNPAILVLDEATSSVDTETELLIQNAINKLMQGRTAIVIAHRLSTIQNADKIIVLDHGEIKEMGTHQELLRIDNGYYRKLYDLQFNSAGIAKPL; this is encoded by the coding sequence ATGAGTGAAGTAACAGGTAAAGCCTTAGACTGGAAATTATTGCGCCGGGTAATGCACTATGTAAAACCGTACATGGGTGTTTTTATATTGGCAGCATTCCTTACCATTTTTTTGGCGGCTATTGCTTTGGTACAACCCATACTGATACAGCTAACACTTGATAAATACATCCTTACAAATAATTACAGCGGCCTGGTATTGATGATAGAGTTGATGATAGGGCAGCTGCTGGTTCAGACTATAGCGCAGTATTATCAGACCTTTTTGACCAACTCGTTGGGCCAATCGGTTATTAAAGACCTGCGGATAGATATTTTTAACCACATCACCAGCCTGCGCTTAAAATATTTCGACCGTACCCCTATAGGTATGCTCATCACACGTACAGTATCCGACCTGGAAACCATCGCTGATATATTTTCGGAGGGATTGATATCCATAATGGGCGATATGCTGCTGGTATTCGCTGTAATTGGCTATATGCTTTACCAGGATTGGAAATTAGCTTTAATAACGCTTATACCTATGCCGTTTTTATTTGCATCAACCTATGTATTTAAAGAGGCTATTAAATCATCGTTTCAGGAAGTCCGCACCCAGGTGGCGCAACTTAATACCTTTTTGGCCGAACACATCAGCGGGATAAGCATCATCCAATATTTTTCCCGCGAAGACCAGGAGATGCGCAAGTTTAAGGCGGTAAACCAAAAGTATCGCGATGCCAACATCCGCTCTAACTGGTATTACTCTATCTTTTTCCCGGTGGTAGAGATTTTGTTTGCCATTTGTATGGCCCTGTTGGTATGGTATGGCTGTAAGCGTATTTTAAATGATCAGCAGTTGCACAGCCTTTCGGCTTCGCCGGGCGGCATTACACCGGGTGTTATTACCGGGTTTATTGTTTTGCTTAATATGCTTTTTCGCCCGATACGTCAGTTGGCCGATAAGTTTAACACCCTACAAATGGGTATGGTAGGTGCCGACCGTATTTTTAAAGTATTAGATACCGACGAAGTAGCTACTGATAACGGCAAGCTGGCACCCGCAAATTTGGCCGGCGAAATAGCGTTCAACAAAGTTTGGTTTGCCTACAACGACGAGAACTGGGTACTTAAAGATATCAGCTTTCATATTAAACCCGGCGAAACGCTGGCATTGGTTGGTGCAACCGGTGCGGGTAAATCATCAACCATCAATATACTTAACCGTTTTTATGATATTGGTAAAGGTGAGGTGAAAGTTGATGATATAGACATCCGGGAATACCGGGTAAACTACCTGCGATCCAAAATTGCCACGGTTATACAGGATGTTTTTTTGTTTACAGATACCATTGCCAACAACATCAGTCTGAATAATCTCAACATCACCCGCGACGAAATTATTAAAGCGGCAAAAGATGTAGGCGCGCACGATTTTATTGAACGGTTACCCGGCGGGTACGATTACAACGTAATGGAGCGTGGCGCAACGCTATCGGCCGGGCAGGCGCAACTCATATCGTTTATACGGGCCCTTGTTTATAATCCGGCTATATTGGTATTGGATGAGGCTACCTCTTCGGTAGATACCGAAACCGAACTGCTGATACAAAATGCAATTAACAAGCTGATGCAAGGCCGCACAGCTATTGTGATAGCACACCGTTTATCTACCATACAAAATGCTGATAAGATAATAGTGCTTGATCATGGCGAGATAAAAGAAATGGGTACCCACCAGGAACTATTGCGGATTGATAACGGCTATTACCGCAAACTGTACGATCTGCAGTTTAACTCGGCAGGTATAGCCAAACCCTTATAA